The following are encoded together in the Anaerolineae bacterium genome:
- a CDS encoding site-2 protease family protein, translating to MTNHSHQNIMLDGALVSKLRAEIEDVFQVDRVEIPPQLPQEMGLWPWRRPVHGSREAAPARPTGVIFFMGSLLRQDSEAVYDLVAERWLAHDYTPLLRRYKGQIALIARPGVVTPQPSNPWVNLALAIATILSVLLTGASYECQCFPTTLPQWLSGLPMMLTMMVILLAHEFGHYFAARHHRVAVTLPYFIPLPIISPVGTLGAFIQLRSPFKTKKELFDIGLAGPLGGLIFAIPLIFWGVATSPLREITRGEMSLLEGNSVFYLLVKYLLHGQLLPNFEQYAHLPFWQEFALLLTGLIPAGGGNDIILNSIAFAAWFGLFVTAMNLMPVGQLDGGHLIYCLLGEKARWLGMILVTAMFVAGIFWWSGWFVWAMLIFFIIGTGHPPPLNDLVELGPTRKLVAYLTIILFFLLFMPNPLQPM from the coding sequence ATGACCAACCACTCCCACCAAAATATTATGTTAGACGGCGCTTTAGTGAGCAAATTAAGGGCCGAGATTGAAGACGTTTTTCAAGTTGACCGGGTTGAAATCCCCCCCCAACTTCCCCAAGAAATGGGCCTATGGCCCTGGCGACGCCCAGTCCATGGCTCGCGTGAGGCTGCGCCGGCCCGGCCAACGGGCGTCATCTTTTTTATGGGCAGCCTGCTGCGGCAAGACAGCGAAGCGGTTTATGACCTGGTGGCCGAACGCTGGTTAGCGCACGACTACACCCCCCTGCTGCGACGCTACAAGGGCCAAATTGCCCTCATCGCCCGGCCTGGCGTTGTCACCCCCCAACCAAGTAATCCGTGGGTTAACCTGGCCCTGGCCATTGCCACCATCCTGTCGGTGCTGCTCACCGGGGCCAGTTATGAATGCCAATGCTTCCCCACCACCCTACCCCAATGGTTAAGCGGCTTGCCCATGATGTTGACCATGATGGTTATTTTGTTGGCCCACGAATTTGGCCATTACTTTGCGGCCCGCCATCACCGGGTAGCGGTGACCCTGCCCTATTTTATTCCGCTGCCGATTATTTCACCGGTGGGCACCTTGGGGGCGTTTATTCAACTGCGCAGCCCGTTCAAAACCAAAAAAGAGTTGTTTGACATTGGCCTGGCCGGCCCGTTGGGCGGCCTGATTTTTGCCATTCCCCTGATTTTCTGGGGCGTGGCTACTTCACCGCTAAGGGAAATAACCCGGGGGGAAATGTCTCTCCTGGAGGGAAATTCTGTTTTTTATCTGTTGGTCAAATACTTGCTGCACGGCCAATTATTGCCAAATTTTGAGCAGTATGCCCATCTACCCTTCTGGCAAGAATTTGCGCTGTTGCTAACCGGCCTGATCCCGGCCGGCGGCGGAAACGATATTATTCTCAACTCAATTGCTTTTGCCGCCTGGTTTGGGTTATTTGTGACCGCCATGAACCTCATGCCGGTGGGTCAATTAGATGGAGGCCACCTCATCTACTGTCTGTTAGGGGAAAAGGCTCGCTGGTTGGGTATGATTTTGGTGACGGCCATGTTTGTGGCCGGGATTTTTTGGTGGTCGGGCTGGTTTGTGTGGGCTATGCTGATTTTCTTTATCATCGGCACGGGCCATCCTCCCCCGCTCAATGATTTGGTAGAGTTGGGGCCTACCCGGAAATTAGTGGCTTATCTAACCATTATTTTGTTCTTTCTCTTGTTTATGCCTAACCCCTTGCAGCCAATGTAG